One part of the Uranotaenia lowii strain MFRU-FL unplaced genomic scaffold, ASM2978415v1 HiC_scaffold_414, whole genome shotgun sequence genome encodes these proteins:
- the LOC129760088 gene encoding probable 39S ribosomal protein L24, mitochondrial: MRITEVLQKIGDASKKFSNLPDSYIKRSMEQVYWKTPRGKPQYLPRTVERKKFRFTTNRPWTGQFRQQNMAGTMRKKVFVEPVANWTYFKGDRVEVLVGKDKGKQGIVNQVFQERNWVIVGGLNCHLRKVADEKEYPGIFIKSEAPLLVTDQIRLVDPSDLQGTAIEWRYTEEGEKVRVSVRTGRIIPIPKANEETHDYKSKSVYVERPKDTTGDVVKEITFKPALQTFEMDIMEEMGIEEDRVPKKTYWY, from the exons ATGAGAATTACTGAGGTACTACAGAAAATCGGAGATGCTTCGAAGAAGTTTTCCAACCTTCCCGATTCGTACATCAAGCGGAGCATGGAACAA GTTTATTGGAAAACTCCTCGTGGTAAACCGCAATATTTGCCCCGAACGGTAGAACGAAAGAAGTTCCGGTTTACCACAAACCGACCATGGACCGGTCAGTTCCGGCAGCAAAACATGGCAGGCACGATGCGTAAAAAGGTGTTCGTTGAGCCGGTTGCTAATTGGACCTACTTCAAGGGTGACCGGGTGGAAGTGCTCGTTGGAAAGGACAAAGGAAAACAAGGCATAGTAAATCAAGTATTTCAGGAGCGCAACTGGGTCATTGTAGGAGGACTAAACTGTCATTTGCGTAAAGTGGCGGACGAGAAGGAGTATCCCGGTATATTCATAAAATCGGAAGCACCACTGTTGGTGACGGATCAAATCCGGCTTGTGGATCCGTCCGATCTGCAAGGAACGGCGATTGAGTGGCGCTATACCGAGGAAGGCGAGAAGGTGCGCGTTTCTGTGCGCACCGGACGAATCATTCCGATTCCGAAGGCCAACGAGGAAACGCATGACTACAAATCCAAGAGCGTGTACGTCGAGCGACCCAAGGACACCACGGGAGATGTGGTCAAAGAGATCACCTTCAAGCCGGCACTGCAAACCTTCGAAATGGACATTATGGAagagatgggcatcgaagaggACAGGGTACCGAAGAAAACGTACTGGTATTGA